The Halogeometricum borinquense DSM 11551 DNA window GTGGGTAGACGACCTCTCCAACGAAGACCGCCCATACTTCCTGTATACCCATATGAACAGTTCGCACCACCCGTACAATCCACCGCTTTCCCTCCTGAAGCGGTTCTTGGGAGAGTTCGATGGAACCCCGAAGGAGGCCATCGAGACGGCGAAGGAACTGACGAACAACATCTGGCGAGAAGTAGCCCACGGCTGCGACTTCACTGCCCAGCAACGAGCCGCGCTGAAGGCCGTCTACGACGCTGAGATAGCGTTCTCAGACCACTTCGTCGGGAAACTGTTCGAACACGTGCGCGCGAATACCGACCAAAAGACGGTGTTCGTGATAACCGGCGATCACGGCGAACTGTTCGGCGAGCAGGGCGTTCTCGGGCACAATCTCACCCTCCATGACGGGCTAACGAAGGTACCAATGGTGACCTACGGGATGAACTTCTCCGAAAGCGTCACCGAGAACGTCGTCCAGCACATGGACGTGATGCAGACACTGGTCAGTGCCGTCGGCGGCGACACCAGTCAGTTCCAAGGCGTGGATCTGGCACGCGAGACACGCACGTACGCGCTCATGCAACGCGGCCCCCGAATGGACGACCTGAACACCGTCCTCGAACACAACCCCGACTGCGATATCAGCAAGTACCATGCAGGAGCAATAGACTGTCTCCGCTCTGTAGAATGGAAATACCAGCGGAGCGACGACCGAACGGAACTGTTCAAGCTCCCCGATGAGGAGACGAACGTCGTGGACAAATATCCGGACGCTGCCGCAGAGATGGACGCTGCGCTGGACGAGATGCTTCCCGAGGCGCAGTTCGACGACGACGACAGAGAAGCGGCCAATCAAGTCGAACTCTCATCGCAGATGAAAGACCACCTCGCAGACCTCGGATATCTCTAATCGGTCCCCAACGACGGTTGTTTTTGTCTAAAATAGTAAATATAGATGACATTTATGTCTGGTCGCAACAAATAGTGGCGACGAGCAACAGAGAGAAGCGGCGAAAACGGACAGAGGTGGCACTAGAACAGAGAGGGCGTTGGATCTGAGACGGAGGGGTACACGGACAGATTGGAAAAATCAGCCGTCTACGAAGAGATTTGAAGATTATTTGTCACTTTGTCAGTTAGCCGTTCCCTGTTATCGGCTAGTTCCGTATTCAGCTTCGGTTTCCAGATGCCACAAGTGGGATTATCGTGGCTAACTTTGGTTTGTGATTACGTGTCAAATGGTAACGTGCCAGCCATGATTCGCTCAAACACCAAACAGAGCGCTATCGCCATCGTGTTAGCTCTCGTGACACTGACCGCATCAATCACAGCGGGTGTTGTTTTCGCCACAGGACCGGCCGTGGCGCACGGCGACCACACCGACGGTGGGGGGACTGACGGGTCGAACGAGTGGGCGACCGATTCAGACTCGTTCAAATCCGAGACGGTGTTATCGGGACTTGACCGACCGACCGAGACTGTCTTTCTCCCCGACGGTCGGATACTGATCATTCAACAAGGTGGGAAGATACTCATCGACGACCCAACGACGAAAGGTGGGGCCGAAACGTACCTCAACATCAACCAAGTCGATAGTCTCGAATCAAATCGTGAGCGCGGTCTCCTCGGAATCGCCATCGCGCCCGACTTCGAGCAAAGCGGGGATTTCTACGTCTATTACACCCGTCTCGACAATCCCGGTGCGGAAGACGAGGCGGACACCGAACCGGAGAACGTACTCGCTGCGTTCACTCACCGAGAGAACAGCGGTGGGACGACGAGTCGGGCAGACCCGAACAGCAAGCAGATTCTCTGGCGCAACGAGATTCGGACCGGGAAATCTATCGTCTGCTGTCACTTCGGTGGCGGACTCGACATCGGACCGGACGGGAAAATATACATCACGACCGGTGAGGAGTTCCAAGGCTGGCGCTCGCAGGATCTCTCTGTGCCCGACGGTAAGGTCATCCGCCTGAATCAAGATGGCTCGATCCCGCAAGACAATCCGTTCGTCGATGACGGAGACCCCGAGACCCTCGGAGAGGTTTGGGCGTACGGTCTCAGAAATCCGTACCGGGCGAAGTTCGCTCCCAACGGGAATCTCTACATCGGAGAAGTCGGGTCCAACCGAGAAGAGGAACCGAGTTCGCAAGAAGACATCCATCTCGGAGCAAAAGGTGCGAACTACGGATGGCCCAACTGCGAAGGTAACTGTGATGACCCCGCGTACGACGACCCGATCTATACGTACTCGCACATCGATTCGGGTGATCCGCCGGGTGCGGCAGTCACGGTCGGACCCGTCTACACCGGCGACATGTACCCTGCGGAGTACGACAACGTCCTGTTCTACAGCGACTACAACGACGGATGGGTCAAGTATCTCACCCTGAACGATGACGGGACGACAGTCGGGCAGAGCTACAACTTCGACGCCGACGCTGGACCGCTCGTGTCGTTGACGATGGGCCCGGACGGCGCGCTCTACGGGACGAACTACGGTGGACCGCCGGGTGCAGGTGAAATCGTTCGCTACGTCTACGAAGACACAAACAGCGCACCGAGCATCGACTCGACGAGCGTCTCGCCTGAAAGCGGTGCGATCCCACTTGAGGTAACGTTCGAGGCGAGTGCATCGGACCCCAACGGCGACGATCTGACGTACACATGGCATTTCGGCGATGGAACGACAACCCGCGGCGCGAGCGTCACACACACCTACAGTGAGGCAGGGTCGTACGACACCTACGTCGAAGTGAGCGATGGAAACACGACCGTCGAGTCAGGAACGACGACGATCACGGCAGGCGAACCACCACAAGTTGACATTACGACGCCTGCAAACGGCTCTCTGTTCCGTGCGGGCGACTCGATAGACGTTGCGGCGGACGTAACAGATCCCGAAGACGGGCAACTGAGTGGTGACTCCGTCGAGTGGTCGGCCTTCCTCACGCACAACGATCACATCCACCCGGACACGACCACAACGGGCAACTCGTTCACGTTCGACGTTCCAACAACGGGGCACCCCACAACCGGCGACGTTGGCTACAGACTCTCGGTAACCGCTACGGATTCGGACGGTCTCCAGACGACCAAGAGCATCGAGATACGACCTGACGAAGTCGATGTCACGCTGAAGACGGAACCCGACGGGATCCCTATCGACATCGAGGGATCGCCAAAATCCACCGACGGTGGATACACGTTCGATACGGTGATCGGCTACGAACACAGTCCGTCAGCTCCGGAATCAGTCTGTCGGCAGGGAACGACCTACGAGTTCACAGGGTGGAGCGACGACAACACGGAGCGCGTCCGGACGTTCACCGTCCCCGAGTCTGACACGACGCTGACTGCGCAGTACCAGTCGGCCGGGTCCTGCGAAGACCTCCCCGAAAGCGGACTCGTCGGACACTACGAAGCCGACTCGGGTGTACAGATGAACGCGAGCGGCGTAACCGGATGGACGGACAAATCCGGAAACGGAAACGACCTCAGCGCCGCGGGCGCACCGCAGTTCGACGCTGACGGCGCGACCGGCGCAGGTGCAATCGCCTTCGACGGCGAGGATGACGTACTCGACCGGTCCGGTCTCACCGGGTTCTCCGGCGGAAGCGAGAACCGCTCGATGTTTCTCGTCGCCAACTACACCGACAACAACGGCGGATTCGGCGGTGTCGCCTACGGCCGCGGCGGAAACAACAAGGCGTTCGGTCTGGTCGTTGACGACAAGGGTCGGTTGACAGTCCAAGGCTTCGGCGGCGGCAACGACTTCCCCTCGGACAAACAGGGCCTCGGTGCCGGACGGCTCACGCAGTCGGTCGTCTACGAAGGCGGCCAGTTCACTCAGTACGCCAACGGCCAACAACTGAACTCCGGAACCCATCAGTTCGACACGAATCCGCAGCGGTTCGTCGTCGGCGGTGAGATAACGCCGCCGCCGTACACCGAGATGCGCGTGTCTGCTGTCCTTGTCTACAACCGCGCACTCTCGACTGAAGAGCGGCAGCAGGTCCAGTCGTACCTCTCCGAGAAGTACATCGGAAACAGCACCACAGAACCGAACGACCCGCCCGAACTGGGAGACATATCCGTCACCTACACGGGCGGCGAGAAATCGATTAACGTGACCGCGGCGGCGTCGGACCCCGACGGCGACGTTGATCCGTCGAGCGTCCGCATCGTCGAACAACCGACGAGCGGAACCGTGACGAACAACGGCGACGGCACCGTGACGTATGCGACCAGCGACGAAAGCGCAACGAGCGATTCGTTCACTGTCGCTATCAGTGACACCGACGGGGCCGAGTCCGCTCCGGCGACGGTTGACCTCACCTACCAGATCAGCGAAACCAACGCGCCACCGACGGCGAACGACGACGCTGCAAACGTCACTGTCGGTCAGAGTGTCAAAATCCCGGTCCTCGGAAACGACGGTGACTCCGATGGCTCTCTCGACACCTCGTCGGTGACAATCGTCGCACAGCCCTCGACCGGGAGCGTGACGATAGACGGCGACGGGGCTATCACGTACACGCACACCGGTGACAGCGCAACGACGGACTCGTTCACCTACGAAGTCTCCGACGACGACGGCGATATCTCGAACGTTGCGACGGTCGAGATTACCGTTGCGGAGCCAGATCCGGCCGACGGCGTACCCGAGACGAACGACGACCACGGAACGGTCGAATCGGGGGAAACGGTTACGCTCAGCGTACTTGCCAACGACTCCGCGAGCGTCGATGCGAGTACGCTCCGAATCGACGGCGACGCAGACCACGGAACCGCGACAGTAGAGAACGGTCAACTCGTCTACCAACACAGCGGAGATTCGGCGACGGACGACATGATCGAGTACACCGTCGCGGACGCGAACGGAAATCGCTCGGCCCCGACGTTCGTCTTCATCGAAATCACAGAGTCAACCGACCAAGACCCCGAAGAAGGCGATACCGACGAAAGCGACGGTGGCGACAACGGCGGTGAAGACGGGAGCAATGACGGAGACAACAACGGTGGCGGATCGAGTCCACCACCGAGCAACAATGGCGGCGGAGGCGATGACCGACCATCTCGTCCGTCCAGCCCGTCCGGTAGTTCCGCCGGAAGCGGGTCAGTTCCGTCTGCCGAGCAGAAAGCGTCCTTCGAGGTCTCGAACGTGGCGCTTTCGAGTACGAACGTCACCGTTGGAGAAACTGTGAACGCCTCGGCCGTCGTCGATAACACCGGCAACGCAGCGGGAAGTACAACTGTTGATCTCGCTGTCGGGAACGACACCGTCGATGCTCGAAGCCTCACGGTCGGCGCAGGAGCGAATGTGACCGTGGCGTTCTCGTACACGTTCGATCAGTCGGGAGCGTACGAACTCCGACTCGGGAACCAGTCGCTCGGGACAGTGACCGTCTCCAACGCGACGCAGACGGACGAATCCAACAACGACGACACGGGCGACGGAGACAGCACATCGGAGGCAGTGACAGAGGGAACCGGGACTGACGAACGTAACGAGCGCGTAGAGAACGGAAATCGCAGTAGTACAGAGACGAGGACAGCCACCGACGAACCGACGGCAGTCACAGCAGATGATGAAAACAAGGAGAACAGCACGGAGACAGAGACGAACACCGGAACCCCCGGTTTCGGACCGTTCGTCGCAGTGCTCTCGGTACTCCTCGCGGTTGTGATGCTTGGGCGTCGCCGTCTGGACTGATTCGTTCGGCCCAAAG harbors:
- a CDS encoding sulfatase; translated protein: MTQPQSRPNIIWISLESVRADHTSVGGYHRDTTPNLRRIADLRDGRSFDECFAHARWTPAVSTSILTGTYLTTHGVGHANTRDVRQLPGDLKTAPELLKSEGYTTAGFSSNPWISDVIGLDRGFDRFKANPNRDDFLSPRGVRAGCNYLREFTTMGAGFETEPIYHAQCLPPYYQYQSLCEWVDDLSNEDRPYFLYTHMNSSHHPYNPPLSLLKRFLGEFDGTPKEAIETAKELTNNIWREVAHGCDFTAQQRAALKAVYDAEIAFSDHFVGKLFEHVRANTDQKTVFVITGDHGELFGEQGVLGHNLTLHDGLTKVPMVTYGMNFSESVTENVVQHMDVMQTLVSAVGGDTSQFQGVDLARETRTYALMQRGPRMDDLNTVLEHNPDCDISKYHAGAIDCLRSVEWKYQRSDDRTELFKLPDEETNVVDKYPDAAAEMDAALDEMLPEAQFDDDDREAANQVELSSQMKDHLADLGYL
- a CDS encoding PQQ-dependent sugar dehydrogenase; translated protein: MIRSNTKQSAIAIVLALVTLTASITAGVVFATGPAVAHGDHTDGGGTDGSNEWATDSDSFKSETVLSGLDRPTETVFLPDGRILIIQQGGKILIDDPTTKGGAETYLNINQVDSLESNRERGLLGIAIAPDFEQSGDFYVYYTRLDNPGAEDEADTEPENVLAAFTHRENSGGTTSRADPNSKQILWRNEIRTGKSIVCCHFGGGLDIGPDGKIYITTGEEFQGWRSQDLSVPDGKVIRLNQDGSIPQDNPFVDDGDPETLGEVWAYGLRNPYRAKFAPNGNLYIGEVGSNREEEPSSQEDIHLGAKGANYGWPNCEGNCDDPAYDDPIYTYSHIDSGDPPGAAVTVGPVYTGDMYPAEYDNVLFYSDYNDGWVKYLTLNDDGTTVGQSYNFDADAGPLVSLTMGPDGALYGTNYGGPPGAGEIVRYVYEDTNSAPSIDSTSVSPESGAIPLEVTFEASASDPNGDDLTYTWHFGDGTTTRGASVTHTYSEAGSYDTYVEVSDGNTTVESGTTTITAGEPPQVDITTPANGSLFRAGDSIDVAADVTDPEDGQLSGDSVEWSAFLTHNDHIHPDTTTTGNSFTFDVPTTGHPTTGDVGYRLSVTATDSDGLQTTKSIEIRPDEVDVTLKTEPDGIPIDIEGSPKSTDGGYTFDTVIGYEHSPSAPESVCRQGTTYEFTGWSDDNTERVRTFTVPESDTTLTAQYQSAGSCEDLPESGLVGHYEADSGVQMNASGVTGWTDKSGNGNDLSAAGAPQFDADGATGAGAIAFDGEDDVLDRSGLTGFSGGSENRSMFLVANYTDNNGGFGGVAYGRGGNNKAFGLVVDDKGRLTVQGFGGGNDFPSDKQGLGAGRLTQSVVYEGGQFTQYANGQQLNSGTHQFDTNPQRFVVGGEITPPPYTEMRVSAVLVYNRALSTEERQQVQSYLSEKYIGNSTTEPNDPPELGDISVTYTGGEKSINVTAAASDPDGDVDPSSVRIVEQPTSGTVTNNGDGTVTYATSDESATSDSFTVAISDTDGAESAPATVDLTYQISETNAPPTANDDAANVTVGQSVKIPVLGNDGDSDGSLDTSSVTIVAQPSTGSVTIDGDGAITYTHTGDSATTDSFTYEVSDDDGDISNVATVEITVAEPDPADGVPETNDDHGTVESGETVTLSVLANDSASVDASTLRIDGDADHGTATVENGQLVYQHSGDSATDDMIEYTVADANGNRSAPTFVFIEITESTDQDPEEGDTDESDGGDNGGEDGSNDGDNNGGGSSPPPSNNGGGGDDRPSRPSSPSGSSAGSGSVPSAEQKASFEVSNVALSSTNVTVGETVNASAVVDNTGNAAGSTTVDLAVGNDTVDARSLTVGAGANVTVAFSYTFDQSGAYELRLGNQSLGTVTVSNATQTDESNNDDTGDGDSTSEAVTEGTGTDERNERVENGNRSSTETRTATDEPTAVTADDENKENSTETETNTGTPGFGPFVAVLSVLLAVVMLGRRRLD